The DNA segment attaccgacgaaacatTTAgtcgttatttttattatttagtcgCTAATTTTACCGCTAATGTTAGGCACCACTTTTACCTACGAAATTACATCGTCGGTAAAGTTTTAGTCGGTAATTTCGTCGGtaaaaattagtttaaattttatttctcttttcgTCGGTAAAGCGTCGGTAATTCGTCGGTAAATTACCCACGAAATTCTGTAGTCGGTAATTTTCGTAgttatttttaacttttcttgTAGTGTATTAAGATGTATAAAATATACTATTTCAAATATTatacattaatatttttaatctataaattaagaaatatttttatgattaataaattttttttttacaaaaatatgaaattaattttttgaatataaatattttttaaaccgTACAATTATATTCTATttacaatatataaataaaattaatttcataaatatataatattaaataaatattactactactaaaacataaaacaaactttaaaaaaaatcaatctatatattttataaaatataataaataactataattaaatgatcaaaatattataaatttaatatattttataaaatcaattaaataaataaaatataaaaattgtgctGTTTTGGGACGCTAATATGATTAGCGTGTTTCTGCTTTGGGACGCTAATATGATTAGCGTGTGTCTGCTTTGGGACTCTGCATGGGGTGCATGGCGGAGAGGCGCTCtgagacgctactataagtagcgttttTCTCGTTGGGACGCTACTGGCATGGTGCTGGTCGTGGGGacactattttgaatagcgttttCTTTGGGACGCTATTTTAAATAGCATTTATGTGTTGGGACGCTATTTTTATTAACTTTTTTTGGTTTCCTCATCCCTTCCCCGTAATTTTCCAAAATTCTATCCCGTTTcggtatattattttttaaattgccCCTGTACGGTCAATTGCCCCAGGAACTGCAGGGTTAACCGCAGCTTATTGGGTACGTACTATAAAATTCCTGAGATCTAGCTAATTGATCAttctttatatttttcatttttcaatgATGGAGCACCATATGCAGCTACTATAAATGCTTCGATTGCGGTATTAAACACCAACGTAAGTGCAGCGACAAACTTGCTGTTATGGACGTCTCTAGATGTTGTGTTCTTTGGCAAACCATCGGTGATAGGAGCTGTTCAGGGCATGATGACCGGACTAGCTTGCATTACCCCAGGAGCTGGTGAGTGTCAGAAGGTTTTCTGAAATTATTGAATATATTGTGGCAACTGAAATTGACGAATTAATTTATGGTGTTTATTTACATTATTGATTCAGGGCTGGTTCAATCTAGGGCGGCTATGGCGATGGGAATGCTTTCAGGTAGCATTCCATGGGTGTCTATGATGGTGCTCCACAAAAAGTCTTCGTTGCTacagaaggttttttttttttcatatattattgccctttttattattatttttttcacatTCAAAAATATATTGGGTTTTTTTTAACCATTGTTCTTAATTAAGACACTAATTCAGAAGTAGTTTTATATACTTATAATAACAGTATAACATTGTGTTTATTAAGATTAATTAAATACTATTatcaattacaaattttatattataaaataaaaaattatatttttatataatattatatctttttaatatatttatatataatattaatatttttagtataaaattaataataaataatcatatttaataaattttagtaaaTATGATGTTGAAAAATCGAATTTTATTACAATTGATAGcaacttaaaataataattagaGTGTATTGTATTCTAAAGAAGTGCACATCACATTAATATGTGAAAGATCTATTCACACTTGCAATCACAATGAATATCGTATCATGCCCAAATAGAAGAGTCTCAAAAATATTATGTAATTTTCAACAATAGAAAAGGTAGATTATGATGACGACGACGACGATGAAGGTATTCAATTAAATCACTCATCTCATGATAAGTTGATCAAGTTGTCAGCAAGAGTACCTAGCTAGTTATAAAATATGATTAATGAGTAGCAATTCATTTCAAAGTAGAAAAGGAagcaaaatatataaaaatttatggtAGATGATGAGGGAAAATGCAAGCATATGAGAGTTAGATGGAattaataaaagataaaaataaatttttctcAAAAGAAAAATCCACCATCGGTTTAAAATGATAAATTCTTCGACAAAAATATTTTTGTCTTGAATATATATATGcaataaatttctaaaaatgGACTTTTGTCAAGTTGGTGGAACCTTTTGTCTTTGTTCTTGAAAATTCTTGCCTACATTTAGTATATTATAGATTTAGTATATTATAGATTCAAAATATAAGatatatagtaaaatttatttattaaatatatatctcatctatttatattttaaattcatgataaAACAAATCTAAGTAAGAAAAATTTCCACTTATCTTATGTTTTAACCAttaaattaaaacatttaatcAAATTTCAATAAGGAAATAATGACCCTATGTAATCGTTTCTTCAATCTTATAACATTCTTTGTCTCatcattatttttttaagaatttttttttataaaaaaaatcatcACTGATCTTAAAGGTTTCTCTtgcttttattccttttttttcctTAAACTATTTACCCTTTTTTAATGTAAAATAGAATTCATATATATCTTTTTATAATTCATCAATTCattgtttattttataaaaaaaaaataactcatATATATCTGTTTAATAAGTTTTCAATACATTGAAAACATTAAAGAAATTATTTAAGTGCAGGTGGATGACACCTTGGGTGTATTTCACACCCACGCGGCGGCTGGGCTATTGGGTGGTCTCCTCACAGGGCTTCTGGCAGAGCCAGATCTTTGCGACCTTATTCTGCCAAAGAAAACAAGAGGTGCATTTTACGGTGGAAATGGTGGGGTGCAATTCTTGAAGCAAATGGCTGCTGCTTCCTTTGTTATAGCGTGGAACATAGTCTTCACAACCATAATCCTTGTAACTATAAGACTGTTCATGCCCTTGAGAATGGCCGAAGAGCAACTTGTGATCGGAGACGATGCCGTTCATGGAGAGGAAGCATATGCTCTTTGGGGTGATGGAGAAAAATATGACCCAACTAAGCATGGTTGGAATACCAGCTGTGTGTGTGGACAGGAAATTGCACCTTCCCCTTATGGTAATGGTGCAAGAGGTGTCACCATCAACTCATGAGGCATGCATATTTTTGCGGTATTCGCAACAAATGTGTACATATTTTTGAAAATGTAAAATCTAGTTTATTATAAactcaaaatataaatttatgaaatttatatatttaatgaataaattttattattttatattttaatttcatgatAAATCAGTCTAAGTTAGAAAATTATTCATAAAAGTTGGCTCATGACGATATAGGGGAAGTTTTGATCTCAATATTGCTCCAATTCTAGATGTCTTGgaagaaattttaagaaaaaaaaaaagaaagagacaaattatggaattattaaattattattttatttgcatgtatatttttttttctctaatcaTATTTACCTAAATTTGATAATTGATAGGTGAAATTTAATTAGTAGTTAGATGAATAGCGTCACACGTAGATAGtatttacatttttttaatgTAATTAGATGATTAAGAAGTAGAaaaataaattgtttaattatataTCTCCTTATATATGACTTTTATCTACTTTTTTTCACCTCAGTTAGACATGAACACAACTCGGATTTAatttaaaatggactaaaactagTCAAATTCAGATTTGATCAAAATCATCttgaattaactaaattaattttaaCCAATTTTGTAACGCCCTCATATTAGATAgttcgtacattttactgtttcggtgatcaatgtttgttcggacaggtagaatgtttggaactatatttaaactagagtgaggagtcataaataaaccaaataatggtaagaaaaattaagaaaaaaatttaagcaatgaaatgtactaaggttaaatgagcctaagCTTCGGTGATGAGTTACCTAATCGGAAGTGACTGTAAAagcagttagcaaccctagacccgaggggaaccctataaaataatttttgggatttcagTGAAGAGTTATAGAGCCTTAGATAgcgatagaatgccaagaaaacatgaaaaaaattttctaaatcggtacagacaattttagctcgttaagctaaacgaaTATCATTTTGGTGATTTTACCTTCAGAGATCATTTTTtactaacttgtccatttaagtaagtgaattatatgacacaaaatatgaataaatattgatgaaaaattaattaaaaatgagtagaagaaagaagaaaacaaagagaaataaaattcaattataacatcatgcttgagtaagcacgatgcaattaaaatttttccaccaatcaaaatttgacaagcaCTTCAAGAAAGAATAAAAGAGATAAACTTGACCAAAATTTTcagctttttcttcttcccttaacTTGGCTGattcctctctctctcctcctccaTAGCTATTTCTTCTTCCTACCTCCAAATTTCTTGATTTCTCACCACCAAATCCATAATTTCTTTCATCAAAATTTGCCATCTTATCTTGTTAGagagtttggctgccaagaatcaAGGAGAAAATAAAGATTTGAAACCCTAGAAACTTtgcttcaagaggttagtgccccttttctcttctctctctatgAATTCCTTGCTAAGATCatgaaattgatgagaaatttgtagaatttaaataaaattttgcatgttggaatatgttggagttgaaatggaaaaaTCACATGAATTGTATGGTGTATGCATGAACTAgggatttgaagttagggttttgtgactaaattgggaattttgtgCTATGAAGTTTAAttggtgttctaatggtcaattagtgaccatttgaggtgaattgaccatgaTTTGAAATGAATTGTAGCACTAAgaattgatttggtatgctgcccctATTGTGCCAGAATTtatggacttgagtccagtgtggttagGCTATAATAACTTGACTTATGTAGCTTCAATTGATACAAggctaattagaggtgaaactagacacataatggcatattttttatgaagaaaccctacctagaaaaccaacttaggatgACTTAAATTCTGCCTCAATCCGGATAACCAATAGACTAGACCTGAAAATTGATtatataaacagtgtttgtttatttggccataactttgtatagaaaggtctaaatgacctgaattttaaaccaatggaaagctaagacaatttagaacaattttcatagagaatagaaactcaaattttgatcataaccaattcaaattgctagccaaatttaaaatactaaaactgccagaaccaatttatgcccagaaattctgggtattgACCTATCTagccaattatggtaaaaatattataacttgagctacaaaactccaaatggagtgattcaaaaagagaattaaagaagacacataaaggaacaactttcatgaagaaagtttagctaaatttctactgtagattagtccaatggaatagtaaacatggaccatgaaatctgaaaatttgaaataacaatcAATGGgctatgaattgagtttgacGACTAATGCAAATAAGTATAAagttcaaaatgtggtatcttggtggaattagaattaacaaatctattatgtatgaaaaaatcAACATTTGTGTGTGAATGGTAACTACCAAACctcaaatgcaagaaattaaataattaactttataaaatgccctagtatgcctagaatgattggttttgataggttggcatgctaataggtttctgatagcagtactataTATGATAttatgccatttcgtgatttgtgatattttatgtcattttatgatattatggcctatAGCCATTTTGCTATAATTGATACATTCGGCTTTATGCctgattgcttatatggcttgttagtcgttctgttgcacacctggcagacactatgtgaccgatggtgtgacggtctgaggtacttggtacccagtgccaatttacccgtttattaagtacagtcgactagtatagggtACTTGGGCTACTGAAATAAGACTTAATAAATTATAACCAGATAATGAACACATAATGTATTAAAAGTTTTACAATGATGAACAATTATCATAAATTCATTCTATATGAAATGATAATATAatatctgcatatttatttatttagtttatttttattttatattggcaccactaagctgtattgcttagcacatcacttttgcaatgcgtaggtactggtgagaccgatagagagcctagCAGACCTCAGACTGAGTGAGCGTCTGGATCTGTATAGTGTACAGTGTCACCACTTCTGCAGTGTTCTTGGTAGGACTCTAGGATTTTGTTCTGTactttatattttgtattttgtacttagaTTTTCATTGTGCCATGTGAAttgtaaactcctgtaattaatgtaaattatgtaattaacaagatttttatattttatttttgaaatttgagtGTGAATTTTGTTTATATATGAAATTATTATTTGCAATATTGAGATTTGATGAAATTTAGTTGAAGttgattggagttgagatttgaagaatatattggaagtgttttttttttttaagaggttccgaagaactgttttttcaatttttagcctgcactctgccgaattttctgtaaaattttcagagtcacaaataaattcaaaatttcaataaatggcataAACTTCACTTAGGggcttttaataaataaattaagaactagaaATTGAAATAAGATAGGATAagatgctccggcacactgtgcgacatatcttgctcggctacactatagatggatTAGGGATGTCACAAATTCGGTTTAATTCTGAGTTAAAAATAGATTTTTCACTTAAAAATTTTGAGAATCAATTTtgatcaaattgaatcgaattgaGTTGAACCAAGTGAATCAAACAAAactggataaaaataaaaattgatagtCCCGAATCCCTAACCTTTCAAACCAAAACCATCAGTCTACTTCCGATTTAAAACCAAACGATGCTCTAGGCTATGTCAAACCCTTCCGCTCAAAAATTAAAGAAGATATAATTCCAATTTCCACATGTACAAGTTTCACTTCCACAGTCAtacatccattttttttttcctttaagggTAGAAAAATAACTTTCAAGTATAACAATCATTGCCCATAGGTTTAGGGTTCGTGAATAAACAGTTTTATAGCCTCTAATTAAATCCACCCATAAGAGGATTTACCACCGATCCTGAGGTGGATCTCAATATGGCGTACATGAAATAACTCGCCGCCAATCAAATTGGGATTAGGACCATACCACCACACCAAATTTATTACCGGCAGGAATAGCAATAGGTCAGGTATTTGTGAATATCCGACGTAACTGAATCCTAATTGGATAGGTTTAGGTAGCATATAGTTATGTTTGGAATAAGTTTGGATTTGAGATATAATACCCATGTGGCTTTGGATTTTGTATATTGGATATACGTTATCCCaacctatttatataaataattaattaaacataaaatatgttttttataatattgataaatttttatatattatactttaaataaatagaattattaaatttttaaaacagaaattattaataaaaataattttttagtagattattaattaaaatatatataattatacggATTTGAGTATTTTTtagataacaataattaaattttaaataagtttagatatttgaaaataaattttaatcagattTAAGATGAGTTTAAGTATTTTTTAAGTAATAATAATTGAGTTTTGGACGAATTCGGGTATTAAGACGGATTCAAATATTGAATATATTGATAGGCTCAAGTTTGAGTATAATAATCTTGATAGATATCCTACCGTTGCCATGAATAGGCCTTCATGCTTGGTGATAATTATCCATCTCGTTCCAGAAACTATTAATGGACACATCTTTAAGAACCCATATCAGCAACTGGATTGTTGTAACTGATTTTTTTAAGCCAACACACACATATAAAAAGAAGCCAACCGAGTGAAGAACACACAAGCTTCAAAT comes from the Hevea brasiliensis isolate MT/VB/25A 57/8 chromosome 5, ASM3005281v1, whole genome shotgun sequence genome and includes:
- the LOC110667268 gene encoding LOW QUALITY PROTEIN: ammonium transporter 2-like (The sequence of the model RefSeq protein was modified relative to this genomic sequence to represent the inferred CDS: inserted 1 base in 1 codon; substituted 1 base at 1 genomic stop codon); its protein translation is MEILKAYLEVTPSVPSWLNKGDNAWQMTASALVAIQSMPGLVILCVSIVKKKWAVNTAFMALYAFAAVLICWVLLCHRMAFGDQLLPFWGKAGPALGQKYLVDRAKVPETTHQNENGETETVELYSAMATLVNFQFTFAATTLILIVGSVLGRMNIKAWMASVPLWLIFSYTVVAFSLWVEDFLYQWGVIDYSGGYVIHLSSGTAGLTAAYWVRTIKFLRSSXLIILYXFSFFNDGAPYAATINASIAVLNTNVSAATNLLLWTSLDVVFFGKPSVIGAVQGMMTGLACITPGAGLVQSRAAMAMGMLSGSIPWVSMMVLHKKSSLLQKVDDTLGVFHTHAAAGLLGGLLTGLLAEPDLCDLILPKKTRGAFYGGNGGVQFLKQMAAASFVIAWNIVFTTIILVTIRLFMPLRMAEEQLVIGDDAVHGEEAYALWGDGEKYDPTKHGWNTSCVCGQEIAPSPYGNGARGVTINS